The following coding sequences lie in one Bacteroides helcogenes P 36-108 genomic window:
- a CDS encoding acyl-CoA thioesterase: MKEIQFNHTLPIQLRFNDVDKFGHVNNTVYFSFCDLGKTEYFASVCPDVNWEKDGIVVVHIEADFLAQIYGSDPIAIQTAVTEIGTKSFHLAQRVVNTETKEVKCTCTSVMVTYDLIKHESKPLTDKWIEAICKFEGKDLRKHQLG; this comes from the coding sequence ATGAAAGAGATTCAATTTAACCACACACTGCCCATACAACTACGTTTCAATGATGTCGATAAATTCGGGCATGTAAACAATACAGTTTACTTTTCTTTTTGTGATTTAGGAAAGACCGAATATTTCGCTTCCGTATGCCCGGATGTTAATTGGGAAAAAGACGGCATAGTCGTCGTCCACATCGAAGCCGATTTTCTCGCCCAGATCTACGGTTCGGATCCTATCGCCATACAGACTGCTGTCACAGAGATAGGGACCAAGAGTTTTCACCTCGCCCAAAGGGTAGTCAATACGGAAACAAAAGAAGTGAAATGTACATGTACCTCCGTCATGGTCACCTACGACCTGATTAAGCATGAATCTAAGCCATTGACAGACAAGTGGATCGAAGCAATCTGCAAGTTTGAGGGAAAAGATTTGAGAAAGCATCAATTAGGATAA
- a CDS encoding xylose operon transcription regulator XylR: MIRLILLTDFTESFSYNLLKGVLAYSKSHEPWVVCRMPPSYKLTYGMEGVLKWAKAWQADAIIGRFDNNDNVELFRKHGIIAIAQDYKSRFKSIPNITGDYRKSGKMAAEFFISKGFQHFAFYGYRDAVWSQERCEGFYECIAAQGFGDNFHAYQEQSLDDLWFYEAPPLLTWLKSLPQPTALMACDDNQGNRITEICKVNNIRVPDRIAILGVDNDEIICNLSDPPLSSISHNIARGGFEAAELINHLLNDEDSSHQNIQDVVIQPINIVNRLSTDFYSTADAYIHTALKYIHQNIAADITVTDIVKQVPLSRRLLEIRFKQVTQQSIHKYIFNLRMERFAQLLLASDAPIADVAEQVGISNLKNLSRQFKLLKKVSPNEYRKKHQMINHNLR; encoded by the coding sequence ATGATCCGATTAATACTGTTGACAGACTTTACAGAATCCTTCTCATACAACCTATTGAAAGGTGTGTTGGCCTACTCAAAAAGTCACGAGCCATGGGTTGTATGCCGGATGCCGCCTTCTTACAAACTGACTTATGGTATGGAAGGAGTACTGAAATGGGCAAAAGCCTGGCAGGCTGATGCCATTATCGGCAGATTTGACAACAACGACAATGTAGAGTTGTTCCGTAAGCATGGAATCATAGCAATTGCGCAAGATTATAAATCGAGATTCAAGAGTATTCCCAATATTACCGGTGATTACCGCAAAAGCGGCAAAATGGCGGCAGAGTTCTTCATAAGCAAAGGATTCCAACATTTTGCCTTTTACGGTTATCGTGATGCAGTGTGGTCGCAGGAACGTTGTGAAGGATTTTATGAATGTATAGCCGCACAAGGGTTCGGAGACAATTTCCATGCTTATCAGGAACAGTCTCTCGATGATTTATGGTTTTATGAAGCTCCCCCTTTGCTGACATGGCTGAAATCCTTGCCACAACCCACAGCACTTATGGCTTGTGACGACAATCAAGGAAACCGCATAACGGAAATCTGCAAAGTCAACAATATCAGAGTTCCCGACAGAATAGCAATATTAGGAGTTGACAATGACGAAATAATTTGCAACCTTTCCGATCCTCCTTTATCCAGTATCAGCCACAATATCGCACGGGGTGGTTTTGAAGCGGCAGAATTAATCAATCATTTACTGAATGACGAAGATAGCAGTCATCAAAATATCCAAGACGTAGTGATCCAACCGATCAATATAGTAAACCGGCTCTCTACCGATTTCTACTCTACTGCCGATGCATATATTCATACGGCCTTGAAATATATTCACCAGAACATAGCCGCTGACATCACGGTGACAGACATTGTCAAACAAGTACCCCTGTCACGCCGATTATTGGAAATCCGCTTCAAGCAAGTCACACAACAATCCATCCACAAATACATATTCAACCTGAGGATGGAACGCTTTGCCCAATTATTGCTGGCCAGTGATGCACCTATTGCAGATGTAGCGGAACAGGTTGGAATAAGCAATCTGAAAAACCTGTCCCGCCAATTTAAACTCTTAAAAAAAGTTTCTCCCAATGAATACAGAAAGAAACATCAAATGATAAACCACAACTTACGTTAA
- a CDS encoding PA14 domain-containing protein, with protein sequence MKKIVILLFVLLSCASTTAFAQEAFAFKNGKFKVAQFTDLHWTPQSSKCAETEATIRAVLNAEHPDIAILSGDVVTESPAIEGWKAVIGIFNNAKVPFVVTMGNHDAEYMAKDDIYDLLLQSPYYVGTKGPEDIMGCGNCIIPVYGTKEKEKIQALLYCMDSNDYQSNKLYGAYDWIHFDQIDWYRRQSARFTEKNGGNPIPALAFFHIPLIEYEDIRKDGKTYGNDREGGVASSDINSGMFAAIIEMKDVMGVFAGHDHDNDYIGINKGIALGYGRVTGADAYGTLTRGARIIELFEGKFKFDTWIATPSGREVSYYYPSGLNSEEERNMTYLPALRVASGKHGTAYTYYEGKCKHVADIASCKKINEGVMKNFSIKETPVADHFAYEFRALLDITEKGVYRFYTFSDDGSVLYIDGKSVVDNDGGHSGRRAEGKIALEKGFHELRLLYFEDYMGQELEVGYSGRDIPETPLPDDMLFLPE encoded by the coding sequence ATGAAGAAAATAGTTATCCTTTTATTTGTATTGTTGAGTTGTGCATCAACAACTGCTTTTGCACAGGAAGCATTTGCTTTTAAAAACGGAAAATTTAAAGTAGCCCAGTTTACGGATTTACATTGGACACCGCAATCTTCAAAGTGTGCCGAGACAGAGGCCACCATCCGTGCTGTCTTAAATGCGGAGCATCCTGATATCGCTATCTTGAGTGGAGATGTGGTGACAGAATCCCCCGCCATTGAAGGTTGGAAGGCTGTAATCGGTATTTTCAATAATGCCAAAGTACCTTTTGTCGTGACTATGGGAAATCATGATGCAGAATATATGGCGAAGGATGATATTTACGATTTACTGCTCCAATCTCCTTATTATGTAGGTACAAAAGGGCCGGAGGACATTATGGGATGTGGCAATTGCATAATTCCTGTTTACGGTACAAAAGAGAAAGAAAAAATACAGGCTCTACTTTATTGCATGGATTCAAATGACTATCAGTCCAATAAACTTTATGGAGCTTATGATTGGATTCATTTCGATCAGATAGACTGGTATCGCAGGCAGAGTGCCCGTTTTACAGAAAAAAACGGCGGGAATCCCATACCTGCCTTGGCATTCTTTCATATTCCTCTTATTGAATATGAGGATATCAGGAAGGATGGAAAGACTTATGGGAATGACAGAGAGGGAGGAGTGGCCTCATCGGACATAAATTCCGGAATGTTCGCTGCAATCATCGAGATGAAAGATGTTATGGGTGTATTTGCAGGGCATGATCACGATAATGACTATATCGGCATAAACAAGGGAATAGCGCTTGGCTACGGAAGGGTAACGGGAGCAGATGCTTATGGAACATTGACGAGGGGGGCACGTATCATTGAGTTGTTTGAAGGTAAATTCAAGTTTGATACCTGGATTGCTACACCTTCAGGACGGGAGGTCTCTTATTATTATCCATCGGGACTGAACTCCGAAGAGGAACGGAACATGACTTATTTGCCGGCATTGAGAGTGGCTTCCGGCAAACACGGAACAGCATATACTTATTATGAAGGAAAGTGTAAGCACGTTGCCGACATCGCCTCTTGTAAAAAAATAAACGAGGGTGTAATGAAGAATTTCTCAATCAAAGAGACTCCTGTTGCAGATCATTTTGCCTATGAATTTCGTGCGTTGCTGGATATTACTGAGAAAGGTGTATATCGCTTCTATACATTTTCTGATGATGGCTCTGTGCTTTATATAGACGGAAAATCAGTGGTTGATAATGACGGAGGACATAGTGGACGTCGTGCCGAAGGAAAGATAGCACTTGAAAAAGGATTCCATGAGTTGCGCCTGCTGTATTTTGAAGATTATATGGGACAGGAATTGGAGGTCGGATATTCCGGGCGGGATATTCCGGAAACTCCTTTGCCGGATGACATGTTGTTTTTGCCGGAGTGA
- a CDS encoding glycoside hydrolase family 20 protein, with the protein MKRVYWLIVALFLFFSCRGEKIYSVENYSIIPIPDEVIPLQGEYILQGEKTVAVSSEEASMKVFHYLKDVLKNTSVTLKNVPQSGLADICFSIDNSLPDEAYILKVSPDGIKISSNSTATGLFYGVQSLLQLMPVDIYDPDRKYGGKIGIPAVSIKDAPRFSYRGAMMDVGRNFQPKEEVMKFLDLMAFYKLNKFHFHLTDDQGWRIEIKKYPKLTEIGSYRKQTQVGHSDFYYPRRFDGEAQRGYYTQEDIKEIVKYASERFITVIPEIEMPGHASAALAAYPELSCGLGKKYVVRDYFDVFDEVYCPKENTFIFLENVLKEVMELFPSHYIHIGGDECPKKAWKACTHCQMLMKQEGLSDETALQSWFIHRIERFVNDRGRSIIGWDEILEGGLAPNATVMSWRGEEGGIEAARQKHKVIMTPGGKCYFDHYQESPEFAPLAIGGFLPLDTVYAYNPLPVGLTPEEQSYIIGVQANVWGEYIRTPEYFEYMAFPRLLAMAEVQWTQPEKKDFKSFAHRLDKEFRRLDYYKINACRNFYEVNQTGAWNDSRQVYEVTLQTFCPDTEIHYAINDSTVTVESLIYKEPIRLGEDAIVYAAVYKAGKALGKVTCKGFVVNKATGCKYECNPEAGWEHLNKGFGLTDGRCGYAHDMRRWISFYQDSVQIVVEMKKPQYIQKVALSSLWRPLNAIWPIRAFSVSVSMDGKTFVPVGKKNPTYDFTLTEGTRFPVSLSFPEIQAVFVRLELLGGGLCPEGYYSEGQQSELAIDEVEIY; encoded by the coding sequence ATGAAAAGAGTTTATTGGTTAATCGTTGCTTTATTTCTTTTTTTCTCTTGTAGAGGAGAGAAAATTTACTCCGTGGAGAATTATAGCATTATACCTATACCTGATGAGGTAATACCGTTGCAGGGCGAATACATTTTGCAGGGGGAAAAGACAGTGGCTGTTTCCTCGGAAGAAGCTTCTATGAAAGTTTTTCACTATTTAAAGGATGTGTTGAAGAACACTTCGGTCACGTTGAAGAATGTTCCTCAATCCGGATTGGCCGATATTTGCTTTTCAATAGATAATTCTCTTCCCGATGAGGCTTATATTCTGAAAGTATCTCCTGATGGCATAAAAATCAGCTCTAACAGTACGGCAACAGGATTGTTTTACGGAGTTCAGTCTCTGTTGCAGCTTATGCCTGTGGATATTTATGATCCCGACAGGAAGTATGGAGGGAAAATTGGAATCCCGGCAGTCAGCATAAAGGATGCTCCGCGCTTTTCATATCGCGGAGCCATGATGGATGTCGGCCGTAATTTTCAGCCAAAGGAAGAGGTGATGAAGTTTCTTGATTTGATGGCATTCTATAAGTTGAATAAGTTTCATTTTCATCTGACAGATGATCAGGGCTGGAGAATAGAAATAAAGAAATATCCGAAGTTGACTGAAATAGGCTCATATCGTAAACAAACCCAGGTAGGGCATTCCGATTTTTATTATCCGCGGCGTTTCGATGGAGAGGCGCAGAGAGGATATTACACGCAAGAAGACATCAAGGAAATTGTGAAGTATGCTTCAGAGCGTTTTATCACAGTTATTCCCGAAATAGAAATGCCCGGACATGCGTCTGCAGCTTTGGCGGCTTATCCTGAACTTTCTTGTGGCTTGGGAAAGAAATACGTAGTACGTGATTATTTTGATGTCTTTGACGAAGTGTATTGTCCTAAAGAAAACACTTTTATTTTTCTGGAAAATGTCCTTAAAGAAGTTATGGAGCTTTTTCCGAGTCATTACATCCATATCGGCGGAGATGAATGCCCGAAAAAGGCATGGAAAGCATGTACTCACTGCCAGATGCTGATGAAACAGGAAGGATTGTCTGATGAGACGGCCTTGCAGAGTTGGTTTATTCATCGGATAGAGCGCTTTGTTAATGATAGAGGCCGCAGTATTATCGGATGGGACGAAATCTTGGAAGGAGGGCTTGCTCCTAATGCTACGGTTATGTCATGGCGTGGGGAAGAAGGAGGCATTGAAGCTGCCCGCCAAAAGCATAAGGTTATAATGACTCCCGGTGGGAAATGCTATTTTGACCATTATCAGGAAAGCCCGGAGTTTGCGCCATTGGCTATTGGCGGTTTTCTGCCGCTGGATACTGTGTATGCCTATAACCCCCTACCTGTCGGGCTGACTCCTGAGGAGCAGTCTTATATAATCGGAGTGCAGGCTAATGTTTGGGGAGAATATATCCGTACTCCTGAGTATTTTGAATACATGGCTTTTCCTCGTTTGCTGGCAATGGCCGAAGTGCAGTGGACACAGCCGGAAAAGAAGGATTTTAAGTCGTTTGCCCACAGATTGGATAAAGAATTCAGAAGATTGGATTATTATAAAATAAATGCTTGCCGTAATTTTTATGAAGTGAATCAGACGGGTGCATGGAATGATTCGAGACAGGTTTATGAGGTGACTTTGCAAACCTTCTGTCCTGATACTGAGATTCATTATGCTATCAATGACTCTACAGTAACGGTTGAATCTCTTATCTATAAGGAACCGATACGTCTGGGCGAAGATGCAATAGTTTATGCAGCCGTTTATAAGGCGGGAAAGGCCTTGGGCAAGGTAACCTGTAAAGGCTTTGTGGTGAATAAGGCAACCGGCTGCAAGTATGAATGCAATCCGGAAGCGGGGTGGGAACATTTGAATAAGGGATTCGGACTGACTGACGGGCGGTGCGGATATGCTCATGACATGCGCCGTTGGATCAGTTTCTATCAGGACAGCGTACAGATAGTTGTGGAAATGAAGAAGCCGCAGTACATTCAAAAGGTGGCGCTTTCTTCTTTGTGGCGTCCTTTGAATGCAATCTGGCCGATAAGGGCATTTAGCGTTTCTGTTTCAATGGATGGGAAAACATTTGTTCCGGTAGGCAAGAAAAATCCGACTTATGATTTTACCTTGACGGAAGGTACACGTTTTCCTGTCTCTCTTTCCTTCCCAGAGATACAGGCGGTGTTTGTGCGCTTGGAGTTATTAGGTGGCGGTTTGTGTCCTGAAGGGTATTATAGTGAAGGACAACAGAGCGAACTGGCGATAGATGAGGTGGAAATATATTAG
- a CDS encoding glycoside hydrolase family 125 protein, translating into MGKNMSRRHFLKTSGLALAAMAVNPALTFASSGMPEGKYMSRRPAKDKRHFTSKAVEAAIEENKTKIKDDKLRWMFENCFPNTLDTTVRYKMRNGIPDTFVITGDIDAMWLRDSSAQVWPYLPLMKDDKELQLLIAGLVNRQAECIRIDPYANAFNDGPLGSYWETDHTQYMAKELHERKWEIDSLCYPIRLAYHYWSLTKDTAIFSSNWHEAMKLVVQTFKEQQRKQNLGPYSFTRDCDRPTDSQINGGWGAPVKPVGLIVSSFRPSDDSTQYGFLIPSNMFAVVSLRQLAEIETVVYKNGDFAAECIALSDEVDSAIRKYGTFNHPVCGRIYAFEVDGFGNALCMDDANVPSLLAAPYLGYCSCKDAIYQNTRKMIWSDNNPYFFKGKAGEGVGGPHVGLDHIWPMSIIMKAFTTDDVQEIRACLKQLRDTDGGTGFMHESFHSENAGKFTRSWFAWVNTLFGELILRIIREHPNLLSQAL; encoded by the coding sequence ATGGGAAAGAATATGTCACGACGCCATTTTCTGAAGACAAGTGGACTCGCTTTGGCTGCTATGGCTGTCAATCCTGCTCTGACGTTTGCCTCATCTGGGATGCCGGAAGGGAAGTACATGTCCCGAAGACCTGCTAAGGACAAGAGACATTTTACCTCCAAAGCAGTGGAGGCTGCTATTGAAGAGAACAAAACGAAGATTAAAGATGATAAGCTTCGCTGGATGTTTGAGAATTGTTTTCCCAATACGCTCGACACCACCGTCAGGTATAAGATGAGGAATGGAATACCTGATACATTTGTTATAACAGGAGACATTGATGCCATGTGGCTGCGCGACTCTTCTGCACAGGTATGGCCGTATCTTCCGTTGATGAAAGATGATAAAGAATTGCAACTTTTGATTGCGGGGCTTGTTAACCGGCAGGCGGAATGTATTCGCATAGACCCTTATGCCAATGCGTTTAATGACGGTCCGTTGGGGAGCTATTGGGAAACGGACCATACGCAGTATATGGCAAAAGAACTGCATGAGCGTAAGTGGGAAATAGACTCCTTGTGTTATCCTATCCGTTTGGCCTATCATTATTGGTCGCTCACTAAAGACACTGCTATTTTCAGTTCGAATTGGCACGAGGCAATGAAGTTGGTTGTTCAGACCTTTAAGGAGCAGCAACGTAAACAGAACCTCGGACCATATAGCTTTACACGTGACTGTGACCGGCCTACCGATTCGCAGATAAATGGCGGCTGGGGTGCACCTGTTAAGCCTGTCGGACTGATAGTTTCTTCTTTCCGTCCGTCAGATGACTCTACGCAATATGGTTTCCTGATCCCTTCCAATATGTTTGCCGTGGTATCCTTGCGCCAATTGGCGGAGATAGAAACGGTGGTTTATAAGAATGGAGATTTTGCAGCGGAATGCATCGCTTTATCTGATGAGGTGGACAGTGCAATCCGCAAATACGGAACTTTCAATCATCCGGTCTGCGGACGTATCTATGCTTTCGAGGTGGATGGTTTTGGCAATGCTCTCTGCATGGATGATGCCAATGTGCCCAGTCTGCTGGCTGCTCCATATCTGGGGTATTGTTCCTGTAAAGATGCTATTTATCAGAATACCCGTAAAATGATATGGAGCGACAATAATCCCTATTTCTTCAAAGGAAAAGCCGGTGAAGGTGTGGGGGGGCCTCATGTGGGACTGGATCACATCTGGCCGATGAGCATCATTATGAAAGCTTTTACAACGGATGATGTTCAAGAAATACGCGCTTGTCTGAAACAACTGCGCGATACGGACGGAGGAACAGGCTTTATGCACGAGTCTTTCCATTCGGAAAATGCAGGGAAGTTTACCCGTTCCTGGTTTGCCTGGGTCAATACATTGTTCGGTGAACTCATTCTCAGAATAATCAGGGAGCATCCCAATCTTTTATCCCAAGCATTATGA
- a CDS encoding MGH1-like glycoside hydrolase domain-containing protein — MNPIIVQTHYAGALRTLLIFCLLFPAVLLLKAQSCGNDEKYHLPYKNTYVKEPLVTENEYRVSKPDPLEPKSFEEARQILPNPIWDGHEKELEMYWRAWEIAVGNIRTPQPGSGFVSSYLDTAYNGNIFMWDSSFILMFARYGARFFPFQHTLDNFYAKQHPDGFICREIKADGSDCFERYDPVSTGPNLMPWCEMVYFHQFGDTERLHKIFPVLCAYYKWLKLNRTWRNGTYWSSGWGTGMDNMPRVPAGYSPIYSHGHMIWLDTNLQQQFTANLLLEMGFYLERWQEIEEFEDEAKMLGKYIHDNLWDERTGFLYDQYADGTLCSTKGIGAYWALFTNVLDKGQLDRMVKELDNPATFNRKYRIPSLSADNPKYKENGRYWQGGVWPGTNYMVMQGLIKKGYRKQAREIAVNHYGEVFEVYKNTGTFWEYYSPEKAEPGFMARKEFVGWAGLPPIAELIEFILGIQGDYINKKIVWDMNLTEVHGIERYPFGPEGLVCLKTEARRSAKEEPRITVDTNIDFELLVLYGGKEKKISVTSGKHTY, encoded by the coding sequence ATGAATCCCATTATTGTGCAGACACACTATGCAGGCGCTTTGCGTACTTTACTCATCTTTTGCCTGCTTTTCCCGGCAGTTCTTTTGCTGAAAGCCCAAAGTTGTGGCAATGATGAAAAATATCACCTGCCTTATAAAAATACGTATGTGAAAGAACCATTGGTCACAGAAAATGAATATCGTGTGTCAAAGCCTGATCCGCTTGAACCGAAAAGCTTCGAAGAAGCGCGGCAGATACTTCCAAATCCTATTTGGGACGGACATGAAAAGGAATTGGAGATGTATTGGAGGGCATGGGAAATAGCTGTAGGCAACATTCGGACCCCTCAGCCGGGATCAGGTTTTGTGTCGAGCTATCTGGATACAGCCTATAATGGCAATATCTTCATGTGGGATTCTTCTTTTATCCTGATGTTTGCCCGGTATGGTGCGCGATTCTTTCCTTTCCAGCATACCTTGGATAACTTCTATGCCAAGCAGCACCCGGATGGCTTTATTTGCCGTGAAATAAAGGCCGACGGTTCCGACTGCTTTGAACGGTATGATCCCGTCAGTACAGGACCGAACCTGATGCCTTGGTGTGAAATGGTTTATTTTCACCAGTTTGGCGATACGGAACGTTTGCACAAAATTTTTCCGGTGCTTTGTGCTTACTACAAATGGTTGAAACTGAATCGTACATGGCGGAATGGAACATACTGGTCCAGCGGATGGGGGACGGGCATGGACAATATGCCTCGCGTACCGGCAGGATATAGTCCTATTTATAGCCACGGACACATGATTTGGCTGGACACTAATCTCCAGCAGCAGTTTACCGCTAATCTGTTACTTGAGATGGGATTCTATCTGGAACGTTGGCAGGAAATCGAAGAATTCGAGGATGAAGCAAAGATGTTGGGAAAATACATCCATGACAATCTTTGGGATGAACGGACAGGTTTCCTTTATGATCAATACGCTGATGGTACACTTTGCAGCACCAAAGGAATAGGTGCTTATTGGGCATTGTTTACCAATGTTCTGGATAAGGGACAACTTGACCGTATGGTGAAAGAATTGGATAATCCGGCAACGTTCAATCGGAAATACCGTATTCCCTCTTTGTCGGCAGATAATCCTAAATATAAGGAAAACGGGCGTTATTGGCAAGGTGGAGTATGGCCGGGAACAAACTATATGGTGATGCAGGGGCTTATAAAGAAAGGCTACCGCAAACAGGCGAGAGAGATTGCCGTGAATCATTATGGCGAGGTGTTCGAAGTATATAAGAATACAGGAACTTTTTGGGAGTATTATTCTCCGGAGAAAGCAGAGCCCGGATTTATGGCAAGAAAAGAATTTGTAGGGTGGGCAGGGCTTCCTCCTATTGCCGAATTGATAGAGTTTATCCTTGGTATTCAGGGAGATTACATCAATAAGAAGATTGTCTGGGATATGAACTTGACGGAGGTTCATGGAATTGAGCGTTATCCTTTTGGTCCGGAAGGACTTGTCTGTCTGAAAACCGAAGCTCGCCGTTCTGCAAAGGAAGAACCGCGTATTACCGTAGATACCAATATTGATTTTGAATTATTGGTGCTCTACGGTGGTAAAGAGAAAAAAATAAGTGTAACTTCTGGTAAGCATACCTATTAA
- a CDS encoding alkaline phosphatase — translation MKNVLRNSVFAVLMIGLLPVGVLAQSRRDKEQTYVLEQPYEVTRITPPQGKKIKNVILMIGDGMSLMHVYSAWTANRGKLFLDNCQVVGLSKTYCADKLITDSGAGGTAMAVGQKTNYHSVGVDTLGRPVPSLVDLAAAKGKSTGIAVTCRLWDATPADFCCHNKDRDAEAEIVTDYVNSPVDYVFGGGSKLFENRADGRDLFKELRAKGFSTPRNWKELEAVKKGRVFAVTDTVDTPLPSVRGNLLARASLKGIELLNQNKNGFFMMIEGSQLDDYGHFNDLDLLMQETHDFDRTIGAIYQWAAKDGETLVIVTADHETGGLTLVDGDLKDGKIICKFSTGGHSGVMVPVYAFGPGAQEFTGIYENTAIFDKIKKLLDL, via the coding sequence ATGAAAAATGTATTGAGAAACAGTGTCTTTGCTGTTTTGATGATTGGATTATTACCTGTCGGTGTGTTGGCGCAAAGCCGTCGTGACAAAGAGCAAACTTATGTATTGGAACAACCTTATGAAGTGACCAGAATAACACCGCCTCAAGGGAAGAAAATAAAAAATGTCATTTTAATGATAGGTGACGGCATGAGCCTTATGCACGTATATTCAGCATGGACTGCCAATCGCGGCAAGTTGTTTTTGGATAATTGCCAGGTTGTAGGACTCTCTAAAACTTACTGTGCCGATAAGTTGATTACTGATTCTGGCGCGGGCGGTACAGCCATGGCGGTAGGGCAGAAAACCAATTATCACAGTGTGGGTGTAGATACTCTGGGACGTCCTGTGCCATCACTGGTTGATTTGGCTGCTGCCAAGGGAAAATCTACCGGTATTGCAGTGACTTGCCGTCTGTGGGATGCTACGCCTGCTGATTTTTGCTGTCACAACAAAGACCGTGATGCGGAAGCTGAGATTGTGACTGATTATGTGAACAGTCCGGTAGATTATGTATTTGGCGGTGGCTCCAAACTATTTGAGAATCGTGCGGACGGACGAGACTTGTTCAAGGAACTGCGTGCCAAAGGATTCAGTACACCTCGGAATTGGAAAGAGCTGGAAGCTGTAAAGAAAGGTAGGGTATTTGCCGTTACCGATACGGTGGATACTCCGCTTCCTTCTGTGCGTGGCAACCTTCTTGCACGTGCTTCGTTGAAAGGGATTGAATTGCTGAATCAGAATAAGAATGGTTTCTTTATGATGATTGAAGGATCACAATTGGATGACTATGGACACTTCAATGATCTTGATCTATTAATGCAGGAAACACATGACTTCGACCGTACCATTGGGGCTATCTACCAATGGGCAGCCAAAGACGGTGAAACATTGGTGATTGTTACTGCCGATCATGAAACGGGTGGCCTTACATTGGTGGACGGTGATTTGAAAGACGGTAAAATTATCTGCAAATTTTCTACAGGAGGTCATAGTGGTGTGATGGTTCCGGTATATGCTTTTGGGCCCGGAGCGCAAGAATTCACCGGTATTTATGAGAATACTGCTATTTTTGATAAGATAAAGAAATTGCTTGACTTATAA
- a CDS encoding endonuclease/exonuclease/phosphatase family protein, whose amino-acid sequence MKRIILLLLPLWAASCGQSKKPVSAPDPVNVMSFNIRYDNPEDSLNNWRYRKDRVATAIRFYDTDLLGTQEVLHNQLKDLQECLPEYGVVGVGREDGKEKGEYSALWYKKDRFVLLDSGNFWLSETPGVAGSKGWDGACERIASWAKLKDKVSGKEYFALNTHLDHVGVVARSEGIRLILDRVDELSNGLPVIVTGDFNADPESDVIKHVTDPANPRHLTDARMESPVVYGPAWTFHDFGKIPYDQRPLIDYVFVRNGLKVLRYGVLAETEGNAFLSDHSPVLVTVE is encoded by the coding sequence ATGAAAAGAATTATTTTGTTACTTTTACCACTTTGGGCTGCGTCATGCGGGCAATCGAAGAAGCCGGTATCTGCACCGGACCCTGTAAATGTAATGTCTTTCAACATTCGTTATGATAATCCGGAAGACAGCCTGAACAATTGGAGATACAGAAAGGATAGAGTGGCGACGGCTATCCGCTTTTACGATACGGATTTATTGGGTACGCAGGAGGTGCTTCACAACCAATTGAAGGATCTTCAAGAATGTTTACCGGAATATGGGGTGGTAGGAGTAGGTCGTGAAGATGGAAAGGAAAAAGGCGAGTATAGCGCACTCTGGTATAAGAAGGATCGCTTTGTTTTACTTGATTCTGGAAACTTCTGGTTAAGCGAAACACCTGGTGTAGCCGGTTCCAAGGGGTGGGACGGTGCTTGTGAGCGCATCGCTTCATGGGCAAAACTGAAGGATAAAGTTTCCGGTAAAGAATATTTTGCGTTGAATACCCATCTGGATCATGTAGGAGTGGTGGCACGTAGTGAGGGAATAAGACTTATACTGGACAGAGTGGATGAACTGAGCAATGGATTGCCGGTGATTGTCACCGGGGACTTTAATGCAGATCCGGAGTCGGATGTAATTAAGCATGTGACCGATCCTGCCAATCCAAGGCATTTGACAGATGCCCGTATGGAATCTCCTGTTGTTTATGGTCCGGCGTGGACTTTCCATGATTTTGGAAAGATCCCTTATGATCAGCGTCCGTTGATTGATTATGTATTTGTACGTAATGGTCTGAAAGTATTGAGGTATGGCGTTTTGGCCGAAACGGAAGGTAATGCTTTCTTGTCAGATCATTCACCTGTGCTGGTAACAGTAGAGTGA